Proteins encoded by one window of Methylovirgula ligni:
- a CDS encoding M48 family metallopeptidase yields the protein MTALAALVFAAIVLSGLLNTYLDWRQAAAVRAHRGAVPGAFAGTVTLEEHQRAADYTEARARLAIIEAIYDADLAIIWLAFLLRPVFHFVAAHIPAGLTRSVATVVLVTAISYLLTLPFSIYKTFRLEAQFGFNRTTPAMFALDQAKAAALQLVLGVPLLYGLFALLRALPNLWWIFAWAAMMAIMVAMIVIFPTFIAPLFNKFTPMAEGPMRASIVALLAKCGFESNGLFVMDASKRSAHGNAYFTGFGKAKRIVFFDTLLEKHTSDEILSVLAHELGHFKFGHVLQRIGESALLALAGFAILHWAFAAGTLPAAFHLPNDPALVLIIVMTAMGPFGSLLAPLTNFLSRRAEFQADAFAKSTVGAAPMISALTKLSRDNLATLTPDWLYTIFNYSHPPVPERIAHLEG from the coding sequence ATGACCGCTCTCGCCGCACTCGTCTTCGCCGCCATCGTCCTCTCCGGGCTCCTGAACACCTATCTCGACTGGCGGCAGGCCGCCGCCGTCCGCGCCCATCGCGGCGCCGTGCCGGGGGCCTTCGCCGGAACCGTGACCCTGGAGGAGCATCAGCGCGCCGCCGATTATACCGAGGCGCGGGCGCGGTTGGCGATCATCGAGGCGATTTACGATGCCGATCTCGCGATCATCTGGCTCGCCTTTCTGCTGCGGCCTGTCTTCCATTTTGTCGCCGCGCATATTCCGGCCGGGCTGACACGCAGCGTCGCCACCGTCGTTCTTGTGACGGCGATTTCTTACCTGCTCACGTTGCCGTTCTCCATCTACAAGACATTCCGCCTTGAGGCGCAATTCGGCTTCAACCGCACGACGCCGGCGATGTTCGCGCTCGATCAGGCGAAGGCGGCAGCGCTGCAACTCGTGCTTGGCGTGCCGTTGCTTTATGGGCTATTCGCGCTGCTGCGCGCGCTGCCGAATCTCTGGTGGATCTTCGCCTGGGCGGCGATGATGGCGATCATGGTGGCGATGATCGTCATCTTTCCGACTTTCATCGCGCCGCTGTTCAACAAGTTCACGCCGATGGCCGAGGGGCCGATGCGCGCCAGCATCGTCGCGTTGCTCGCCAAATGCGGCTTCGAATCGAATGGCCTGTTCGTGATGGACGCGTCGAAGCGCTCGGCGCATGGCAATGCCTATTTCACCGGCTTCGGCAAGGCCAAGCGCATTGTCTTCTTCGACACGTTGCTGGAGAAGCATACGAGCGACGAAATTCTTTCCGTTCTCGCGCACGAGCTTGGGCATTTCAAATTCGGCCACGTGCTCCAGCGCATCGGCGAGAGCGCGCTGTTGGCGCTGGCCGGTTTCGCCATCCTGCATTGGGCCTTCGCGGCCGGTACGCTGCCGGCGGCCTTCCACCTGCCGAACGATCCCGCTCTCGTGCTGATCATCGTGATGACCGCGATGGGGCCATTTGGCAGCCTTCTCGCGCCACTGACGAATTTTCTGTCGCGCCGGGCGGAATTTCAGGCCGATGCCTTCGCCAAGTCCACGGTCGGCGCCGCGCCGATGATTTCGGCGCTGACCAAACTCAGCCGCGACAATCTCGCGACGCTGACGCCGGACTGGCTTTATACAATCTTCAATTATTCGCACCCGCCGGTGCCGGAGCGGATTGCCCATCTTGAGGGTTAG
- a CDS encoding chloride channel protein gives MKSAVPTSDRPLSDFSAGPRILAIAALAVPVALAGVAAGLALLKLIRLATNIAYFGQFSFADLKLGSAHLGPWSVLIPVAGAFIVGLMARYGSEKIRGHGIPEAIEAILLGRSRLDPKVAILKPLSSAIVIGTGGPFGAEGPIIMTGGAIGSLIAQMLPVSDAERKTLLVGGAAAGMTIVFGTPIAAVMLGVELLLFEWRPRSFVPVVVAAVTAAVARTALHMPGPLFPFAGVSEISLIGLVTWVVLGVVAGFLACILSQLVYRWEDFFMKLPIHWMWWPMLGGLVVGLGGLIEPRALGVGYENIAAMLQGQLALKVLLLLLVVKAVIWSVALGSGTSGGVLAPLLMMGGAAGAALSWVMPDQSPAFCALLGMAATMSGAMRVPLTATFFAVELTGDLHALLPLLTACATAYAVTVLLMRRSILTEKITRRGHHLVCEYSVDSFALARVRDVMTCPVETLPETMTLHEAARFLTAPTTAHPSFPVVDAENKVLGIVDPPTVLRWRRAGRQRATNLAELLAGAELPVAYPDEYLERVAARLAATDIGHLAVISRESRQIVGYLAWRDVIRARAGFEAEEAPRTAFFGRRPASAGAPIDDRGGLASGAEMP, from the coding sequence ATGAAATCTGCTGTGCCGACAAGCGATCGCCCCCTCTCCGACTTTTCCGCAGGGCCGCGTATTCTCGCGATTGCCGCCCTGGCCGTGCCCGTAGCGCTGGCAGGGGTCGCGGCGGGGCTGGCGCTTCTCAAGCTGATCCGATTGGCGACCAATATCGCCTATTTCGGCCAATTCAGCTTTGCCGATCTCAAACTTGGGTCGGCGCATCTGGGGCCGTGGTCTGTCCTGATCCCGGTTGCTGGCGCGTTCATTGTAGGGCTCATGGCGCGCTACGGCAGCGAGAAGATTCGCGGCCACGGCATTCCCGAGGCGATCGAGGCGATCCTGCTGGGCCGCTCGCGCCTCGATCCCAAGGTCGCGATCCTCAAGCCGCTGTCCTCGGCGATCGTCATCGGTACCGGCGGCCCGTTCGGCGCGGAAGGGCCGATCATCATGACCGGCGGCGCCATTGGCTCGCTCATCGCGCAAATGCTGCCAGTGAGCGACGCCGAGCGCAAGACGCTGCTCGTCGGCGGCGCAGCGGCGGGAATGACCATTGTTTTCGGGACGCCTATCGCCGCCGTGATGCTCGGCGTCGAATTGCTGCTGTTCGAGTGGCGTCCGCGCAGCTTCGTCCCGGTGGTGGTCGCCGCCGTCACGGCCGCCGTGGCGCGCACCGCGCTGCATATGCCGGGCCCGCTCTTTCCTTTCGCGGGCGTCAGCGAGATTTCGCTGATTGGGCTCGTCACCTGGGTCGTCCTCGGCGTCGTGGCCGGCTTCCTTGCCTGCATCCTCTCGCAGCTTGTCTATCGCTGGGAGGATTTTTTCATGAAGCTGCCGATCCATTGGATGTGGTGGCCAATGCTCGGCGGTCTCGTTGTCGGCCTCGGCGGCCTCATCGAGCCGCGCGCACTCGGCGTCGGCTACGAAAACATCGCAGCGATGCTGCAAGGCCAACTTGCGCTGAAAGTCCTGCTGCTCCTGCTTGTCGTGAAAGCCGTCATCTGGTCGGTCGCGCTCGGTTCCGGTACATCAGGCGGCGTTCTCGCCCCGCTGTTGATGATGGGCGGCGCGGCGGGTGCGGCCCTGTCGTGGGTCATGCCGGACCAATCCCCCGCATTTTGCGCGTTGCTCGGCATGGCGGCGACGATGAGCGGGGCCATGCGCGTGCCTTTGACGGCGACATTCTTCGCGGTCGAATTGACGGGCGATCTCCACGCTCTGCTGCCGCTGCTGACGGCTTGCGCGACGGCCTATGCGGTGACGGTGCTTTTAATGCGCCGCTCGATCCTCACCGAGAAGATTACGCGCCGGGGCCATCACCTCGTTTGTGAATACAGTGTCGATTCCTTCGCCCTGGCGCGGGTGCGCGATGTGATGACATGCCCGGTCGAAACGCTGCCCGAAACGATGACCTTGCACGAAGCCGCACGTTTTCTGACCGCGCCAACGACGGCGCATCCGAGCTTTCCGGTTGTCGATGCTGAAAATAAAGTGCTCGGGATCGTCGATCCGCCGACCGTCTTGCGCTGGCGGCGCGCGGGGCGTCAGCGCGCGACAAATCTGGCTGAACTCCTTGCGGGCGCTGAGCTGCCCGTGGCTTATCCGGACGAATATCTCGAGCGTGTCGCGGCGCGTCTCGCGGCGACCGATATCGGCCATCTCGCCGTGATCTCGCGCGAGAGCCGGCAAATCGTCGGCTATCTCGCCTGGCGGGACGTCATCAGGGCTCGCGCAGGATTTGAGGCCGAAGAAGCACCGAGGACCGCTTTCTTTGGGCGCCGTCCGGCCTCGGCCGGAGCTCCTATCGATGATCGAGGCGGCCTCGCATCTGGCGCGGAGATGCCCTAA
- a CDS encoding MarR family winged helix-turn-helix transcriptional regulator — protein sequence MTEEKRREELKSPLRPTQEDYEALSDFRYSIRCFLEFSENAARNAGLTPQQHQALLAVRGFPPGTAVTIGDLAERLRIRHHSAVELVDRLVDADLLLRRPDALDNRRVLLSLSDAAADILSQLSAVHLDELSRLRPVLKGILRRI from the coding sequence ATGACGGAAGAGAAAAGGCGCGAAGAACTGAAAAGCCCGCTGCGGCCCACGCAGGAGGACTATGAGGCGCTTTCGGATTTTCGTTATTCGATCCGCTGTTTTCTGGAATTCAGCGAAAACGCCGCACGCAACGCCGGGCTGACGCCGCAACAGCATCAAGCTTTGCTGGCGGTGCGCGGATTTCCGCCGGGCACGGCGGTGACGATCGGCGATCTGGCCGAGCGGCTGCGCATCCGTCATCACAGTGCGGTCGAACTGGTGGATCGGCTGGTCGATGCCGACCTGCTGCTGCGCCGGCCAGACGCGCTCGACAACCGCCGCGTTCTCCTCAGCCTCAGTGACGCCGCCGCCGATATTCTGTCGCAACTCTCGGCGGTTCATCTCGACGAGCTGTCGCGGCTCCGCCCAGTCCTGAAAGGAATCCTGCGGCGCATTTAG